In the Parashewanella tropica genome, CCTTGCCCAGCAATTGGGTGCAATGTTTGCGCGGCATTACCGACAAAGACACAACGATGATGAATTGGACGAGGCATATAGCTTAGCTTGAGTGGATAGCAAAAACGTTCACCTAGATCAATAAACTGTCCTGCTCGATATCCAAAGGCTTGTTGGAGCTTTGATACAAAATCAGGCTTTGACAACTCCATCCAATCATTAGCTGTTTCTGGTGGCAATGCCCAAACCAGTGATAGTCGGTGCTGGTGATTTTCAGGGCGCATTGGCAGTAAAGCTAGAGGACCCGTATTGGTAAATCGTTCCCAAGCCCAGTTATGATGCTCTTGTTCACAGGCAATATTGGCAATAATCGCAGCTTGATTAAAATCAACGACTTGTTGTTCTAGCTTAAGTTGTTGACGAATTATGGAATTAACACCATCAGCCGCTACCACCAATTTAGCAGTAATTTGTTCACCTGAATCTAACGTCAGTTTGTGGTGTTCAATTGTTGTTTCTAATTCAGCCACCTTATTAGGACAATAAAGGCTCACAGATGATTGCTGAAGTGCTTTGTATAGCTTTTGACCTACTGGAGCCAGCTCTACAACTTGTCCCATGTGAGCAACATTGAGTTCTGCTGCATTAAGTTGTGTCATCCCAAAACGACCACGATCTGAAATATGAATGTGGTTTATTTCAGTACCTAAGTCTTCGATTAACGACCAGACATTGATTTCTTTTAAAGACTTAATAGTGTGATGCGCCAAAGCAATCGCACGAGCATCAAACCCAGGGTGTTCATCGGAAGGTGCAACAGCTTCAATTAAAGCAATGTTTAATCGAGAACCTTGTTGCTTTAATTGTTCAAGCCCAAGTGCGAGAATGCTTCCCACCATAGCTCCGCCAATAATGGCAATATCGTATTCAGTAGCAGCGTTCTCTTGAGAGGATGAAGACATACAATGATCCGTTAATTCGCAGAGTTTTGGAGTGTTTTAGTGCAAAATATCTGGTTGCTCGTCACTTTTCTTTGGTAATTCAGGGGTGAATTCGGCGTAGCATAAAATGGCAGATACTCGAACAAACTCTTCAAGTTCAATAAAGGCGGCTTCTGACTCATCATCGTCTGATACGTCCAGCTCAACTTGTGCAATCTCAGTTAAATCTTCGATGACTTCTTTTACTTCTGCTGATGCTTGTTTAAGCTTTGGTTGAATGATGGCAATGGCAGCTAAATAACTTTGAACCCATAAAGATAAAGCTTCAACACGGACGTTTAAAGACTCTTCTTCTTCTGGCAGTAATAAGGTGAAACCAAATTCAAATTCTTCTAAACGCTCTAAAGTATCTTTATAAAGATCTTCAATTAGACTGTGAAGCTCGGCAGGGAAAGGTTGTCCGTCACTAATGAGATCTTGCATTGGAGTGACCCAAGCTTTGGCTTTGTGTTCGACACCGCCACAGATCAAGCCAACCAAAGTACCATGAACTTCTGCAGGATGTTGAGCAAGCTCAGCGGCTTTTAAGGCTTGAGATAGTTTTTCAATACGAAGGGACGGTGTAGTAACCATAGATATTTCCGGAGTGCGATAAATTCTGTTAAATATTAACAGAAGGCATCGAAATTAGGTAGTTAATGAGAATGAGGATTCGATGGAATCATGCAAGATTTTGAGGTCGAGTTTTCAGTTTTTGTCCAGTTTTTACAGGTGGCCATATGTGTTGCTTCAAATTTGGCATATAAAACTTCTCATTATCCAAGTGCTCCATCCATACCTCGAGGTCTTGCTTAAAATTATTAAAATAGTCAATAAATGAGTCTGGTTCGAAAAGCTCAGCAGGCAATATTACACTGAGTATTAACTGTTGATTTTTTGAATCTAAGCTATATTGGTAGGCGGTTTTGGAGCAGGCTTGCCGATTGTCTTCCAATACTTTCGTTATGAGTTCTTGATATTTTGATGAGTTAACAACTTTTCCAATGGCACAGGATAGTTTAATCGTGTATTTACTCCACGAAATAACAATATTTATATCTGGTTCATAAATGAGTAAGCAAACATTTTCTTCAAGCTGATTTGAATCAACAAACCCAGCTGAGTTTATAAGTGCTAAAACTAGCTCTTTTGCAGATCGATTTGAATACATAAGAGGATGATCTATTATTTATTTTTTAGTGGGTTTGGGACGTGCGTCTACTGCTTTTTTATAAGCTTGATTAAACTCAGTTTCATCACCCCCCCTTAATAAATATTGTTTATAGGCTTTTTGTTCTTCAGCTTTTAGTACTTCAAGACCTGATTCATGTGCGCCAATTTGTACTACAACATCTTCAATTTTTTCAGCTAATTCGCTTTCTTCCTGCTTTAATTGAGCTATTTTGGTCTCAATATCTAAAGGTGAAATAGACTGTTCTGGTCTGGTTTTCGAAAGTGTCAATTTATTTCGCTGCTCATTTTTTTCGGTTTTTTCTAACTTTAGCGCTTCTATTTTTAAATGTAGTTGTTCAATTTTAGTATTATATTCTGTAATCGCTAGCTGAGCTTCTTCGTGAAGTTTCTTAAACTTTTGACCTTCTTCTGATAGTTCTGGTTTACGAAATGGAATTTGCGAGGCAGGAATGACACTTTCTTCAAAACTATCCTCTACGCTTTCTGAGTCGTTAGGGGCATCATCAACATGAGATGTGTGCTCATCCTGATGAGTTGGTTGAGGGAGTTTGTGATCGATAGCATCTTGTGTTGCCGCAGATAACATGTTCAGTTGTTCTATAGCTTGTTCGCCGTATGATAAAGCTGAATGAGTTACTTCTTTACTACCTGTTGTTTCTTTTGCGCCACTTTGACTAGAAACACTCTCTGATCTCATTATATCAGCTTCTTCTTCAACCCCGTCATTTGGAATGTCATGACCTGATTCATTTAAAATAGCTGTAGCAGCTTTCGCTCTACTCGATAATTCATCCCTGTATTGGTCTAGTGTTGCTTGGCCTATCCTTTTTGCAACAAACCATCCAGCTATGGTGCCTTCCTTAACACCGATTCCATGATTTAATAAGAAATTAGCGAATTTATTGCCAGTATTAGCTTTTCCATCTTCAGTTAGATAAGTGCCACGAAATGCCAAGATAGGCTGTGTCCCTACTGGTGGTGTAGACATAAATTACTTCCATAATCTAAAGTTTATGTATTAAGGGTATGTCATTTTTCGGTTTTTGCTTATAAACCAGAAAACTCTTCTCCTATTGAGCCAAAGATTCAGCAGTTGGCTGATTTCACTATTGCACTTTTGTTTTAGTACTTTTATAGTCCACTGACACATCTACAGTGAAAGATGTAATCTTGATGTGATTCGATTATGCTTGAATATGTAGATGAACTTTAAGATGAGGATACGAAACTAACAATGAGTAATAAAGCCGTTAATATCTCGCTATTAGGCCGTACCTACTCAATATCGTGTCCTGCTCAGCAAGAGGTGATATTGATGGATATCGCCGCTCGATTAGAAAAACAGCTAGAAAAGTTGAAGGATAAAACCACCAACTTTAATCGTGAAGAAATTGTGATAATGGCAGCATTAAACCTTGGTCACGAGCTGTATACTGAGCAACAGAAAAACAAAGAGTATCAATTGGAAATGAGCAAGCGCATAAGCTTACTACAAAATACTCTTGAAAAAGCGCTTTTAGAAAAAGCCAAAGTAGAAAAATAACCAGATTTGTTAAAGCGATTTTTTTAGTCGATTTAGCACACCCGTTTTGCTCCTCGGGATACATGCCAGCTGGTAATGTCCCTGTGCCGATGCTTACAATCTTAGGGTGAAGGTTTTACTGACATTGAGCAAGCTCGGCTTGACCGAGAAGCCTTAGGAGGTATAGCTTTACCCGCCTTGAACCTACGGTTCAAGGGCTTACACCGGCAGCGGTATCCTGGGGAGCAGCCTAATCGTCATCTGTTTTACACGGAAAGCAACTCAAGACTTTGCTACCCGTATAGGTAAAACATACTTCTCCTATTTCATTATTTACAATAAATGAACGATTTAGTTCGGAAGAGAAGTAATGCGTAAATGACATCCCTTGATCGTAAAACTTATATTTGGATGCATCATCACCAATGACTTCAAATAGAGTGTCTAGGGTTCTAATGGGGTTATAATATTTATCATCTTCAGATGCATGCGTCGATGGAAGAAACATCACAAAAGAAAACAGCTTTACTAGAAATCGATTCATATTAGTTCCACTCGGCCTCGTACCAATATCGTTGATAGAAACTTCAGTATTATTTTAAGCAATATGATTGATCAACGTACTATGATTTCTCTGGTCCAAATATTCTTTCCCTATTGATTTTTAGCATTTTTTTCTTAAAGAAATCACAATCTTTTTTGCTTGCTGCATACAGGTAATTGCCATCTACGCCTGTTATGGCTTTTATACCGTCACATTTTAAGATTAACAGTTTGTTTTTAATCGAATATTTATCTTGGTCATGGCAGTCAAATTTTTCAATCAATTGTAAAGGCGTGAAGATGATTTGGCCTCCAGCTATAGGTTTAGGACTTGGTTTATAGCATTGAGGTACAGAGCCACTCAAAAACCACCAGTCAATTTCATTGTCTTTATACCAATCACCAAGAACGCTTGATGAGGTGAGCAAAGACAGTAGTGCAATGACGTATTTCATAAATCCCTTTAAAGGTAAGTTAATGAGGGGAGCAATATCTATCTATGCCTAAACTCCGCTATATGATTCAAAATTATGGCGGTTTATTTCCTTATATTAAGCATTGTTCTTTTCAACAGAAGATACAGTTGGCAATTCAATATTTATAATGCAAATGTTTATTGATGTAAAATTATACGTTTTGCATTGTGTCGGGCGGCTATCAATGTGAATATAAAAAGAACCTATTTAGTCTGTATAACTTTTTGTTTTAGTTAGAAGTATGCTTTATGATTTATCCATGTAGTATCCAGTTACTACCTTTAGGCTTTTAAATTGTGATTTAATTTTACAATTATTTCACAAGTACAATAAGGAAGTGCTATGTCAAAAGTTTTGATGATTACTGGAGACTTTGTAGAAGATTACGAAAACATGGTAATTTTCCAAGCTCTACAAGCCATGGGGCATGGAGTGGATGCAGTATGTCCAGATAAAAAAGCTGGAGATCAGATTGCAACGGCTATCCATGACTTTGAGCAACACCAAACTTACCTAGAAAAAACGGGTCATAACTTTACATTAAACGCGACATTTAGTGATGTTAACCCTGATGACTATGATGCCCTGTATATTCCTGGGGGGCGTGCGCCAGAATATTTACGCCTAAATCCAGAAGTGATAAAGATGGTTCGCCATTTTTTTGAAACCAATAAACCTGTTGGCGCCTTATGTCATGGACCCCAACTTTTAGCGGCAGCAAAGGTATTGGAAGGGAAACAAGTTAACGCTTATCCTGCATGTAAACCAGAAGTCGAATTAGCGGGTGCTACTTATATTGAATTGCCTCTAGAGTCTTCTGTTACGGATGGCAATTTGGTTACTGGTCCGGCTTGGACGGCTCACGTTGAGTTTTTAAAACAATTTAACGCGCTGCTTTAACCTAAATTTTTGCTCTTGAAAGGGGAGATTATGTGCCAACTATTTATTGATGCGGAACCATCACTTTGGCAGCCTCGGACAAGATCATTGCGTATTGAAGGCGTTGTAACATCAATACGGCTGGAGCAATTTTTCTGGCAAGTATTAACTGAAATTGCACAACGAGATAATATGAGTGACTCTTCGTTGATCAGTAAGCTTTATTTAGAGTCCATTGATGCTGGGCATGATCTTGGGAATTTCACGTCTTTTCTAAGGGTCTGCTGTGCTCGGTACCTCTCATTAGCGGCCGATAAGCAAATTAGCCGTGATCAATCACCGTTATCTAAGATTTCAAATGTGACGCAAATATTATCTTTAGAAAAGCAGCTTTATTTAACTAAAGAACCTGTAAATTCCAGTAAACATTAAATTCGGCAAGTAATGAAAGTCAAAGCTCTTCTTTGTAAGCTAGGTGAGATCCTTACACCTAAGCAACTGTTAACCAGTGATAGTGATACTAAACCATACCGTAAAGGTTTCCGTGACGGTTTTGGCCCTGCCGTTGCAGTAGCCTTGCCTTCAACCTTATGGCAGCAATACCAAATTATTGAAACCTGTGTTGAAGCTGGTGCGGTGATTATCATGCAAGCTGCAAATACGGGTCTTACTGGAGGTTCAACTCCTACTGATGGGGTAGAAAGGCCAACCGTCATTATCAACACATTGCAAATTAACAATATTCACTTTTTAGAATCTCATCAGCAAATCGTTGCACTTTCTGGTGCCACACTTTTTGACTTAGAAAGACGTTTAAAGCTGAAAAACAGAGAGCCTCATTCTGTTATAGGGTCATCTTGCATTGGAGCATCAATTGTTGGAGGGGTATGCAATAACTCGGGAGGGGCATTGGTTGAACGTGGTCCTGCATATACTGAGTTGGCACTATATGCCGAAGTTGATGAGTCTGGAAAACTTGTTTTAAAAAATGAATTGGATATTGATTTAGGTAATAACCCTGAGGAAATCCTAACACGATTACAGTATGGGCTATTCACTGAAAAGGATATTATTGATAGCGGCAAAAAAGCGTCAGATGATGAATATCAACACTATGTTCGTGATATTCAAAGTTCAGTGCCTGCTCGTTTTAATGCTGATAGTCGACGTTTATATCAAGCCAGTGGTTGCGCGGGGAAATTAGCGGTTTTCGCTGTTAGGCTTGATAGTTTTGAACAAGCTGAACGCACTCAAGCTTTTTTTATTAGTACTAATTCAGCGGATAAGCTTCAGCTTTTACGCCGGAAAATTTTACAGCAAGGCAAATGTCTCCCTATCAGCGCTGAATACATTCATCATGATGCCATTCATCTGGCGGAAGCATACGGTCGTGATACGGTATTCATGATAAAGCGATTTGGCAGCAGTTATTTACCCTCATTCTTTAAACTGAAAAAGCAACTGAGCGGGTTACTGAGTAAATTGGGTTTTGGCAAAAATGGTACAACTGATTATATCTCTCACCTTGTTTTTAAAGTGTTAGGTAGCCAAACTCCAGCCCTTTTTCGAAATTTAAATTCAAACTTCCAGCATCATCTCATTATCAATGCCAAATCTTTTGGTATTGACGAAATAAAGCAATTTGTTGCTGGAATTAATACAGACTGCTCTGCTGATAAACAGCTTAATCTGATTGAACTCAATGCCAAACAAGCGAATGATGCGAGCCTACTTCGTTATGCTTGTGCAAGTGCAGCTATTCAGTATGAAGCTGTACATTCAGAAGAGGTAGATGGCTTAGTCGCATTGGATATTGCCTTACCTAGAAATTGTATGGATTGGTTTGAGGAGTTACCAGAATCACTATCAAACAAGCTCGTTTATAAAAACTATTACGGTCACTTTCTTTGCCATGTATTACATCAAGATTATTTGGTTAAGAAAGGTGAGAACCTAGCTTTGGTAAAGCAAGAGCTTCTCGCATTGTGTGAATCCAGAGGCGCTAAGTACCCAGCGGAACATAATGTTGGGCATCATTATCAAGCTGAGCAGGCGTTAACAGAGCATTATCAATCGTTAGACCCAACAAATACTTTTAATGCTGGGATCGGTGGGCTTTCAAAGAAATCAAACTATGAGTAATGAATCTCTATAGTGGAAGTAATTCAGTTGTTTATGTTGCATTAACGTAAAAACTAAAAGATAATGCGAACGATTACCATTAACTTGTTTGTGTGGAAAACAATGAAAAAACAATTATTTCTTGCGTTAGCGTTATTAGGTGGTTCATCTTCTGCATTTGCGGCAGATTGTGAGTTAAATATCAATGTACAAGATGCAATGACATTTGATAAGCCAAGCTTAGAAATTTCGTTAGCTAAATGTGACAATGTGACTTTAAAATTAAAGCACAATGGCAAAATGCCAAAAACGGCAATGGGTCATAACTGGGTATTAACCACAACGGCTGATCAAGTACCTGTTGCTTCTGCTGGTGTTACCGCAGGCGCTGCAAACAACTACACTCCAGTGGGTGACAAGCGTGTTATTGCGGGTACCAAAATCATTGGTGGTGGTGAAGAAACAAGTATTACATTTTCGACTAAGGGCTTAAAAGCTGGTGGTGATTACACTTACTTCTGTTCTTTCCCTGGTCACTCTTTCTTAATGAAAGGTAAGTTT is a window encoding:
- the ubiH gene encoding 2-octaprenyl-6-methoxyphenyl hydroxylase, with amino-acid sequence MSSSSQENAATEYDIAIIGGAMVGSILALGLEQLKQQGSRLNIALIEAVAPSDEHPGFDARAIALAHHTIKSLKEINVWSLIEDLGTEINHIHISDRGRFGMTQLNAAELNVAHMGQVVELAPVGQKLYKALQQSSVSLYCPNKVAELETTIEHHKLTLDSGEQITAKLVVAADGVNSIIRQQLKLEQQVVDFNQAAIIANIACEQEHHNWAWERFTNTGPLALLPMRPENHQHRLSLVWALPPETANDWMELSKPDFVSKLQQAFGYRAGQFIDLGERFCYPLKLSYMPRPIHHRCVFVGNAAQTLHPIAGQGFNLGMRDILALMKVISEQQNDADIGSSAVTHGYLKLREQDRSDTINRIEFLVRGFSNDLWPMATTRNLGLRLLSWFPPLKPPIAKAAMGYTTA
- a CDS encoding UPF0149 family protein — encoded protein: MVTTPSLRIEKLSQALKAAELAQHPAEVHGTLVGLICGGVEHKAKAWVTPMQDLISDGQPFPAELHSLIEDLYKDTLERLEEFEFGFTLLLPEEEESLNVRVEALSLWVQSYLAAIAIIQPKLKQASAEVKEVIEDLTEIAQVELDVSDDDESEAAFIELEEFVRVSAILCYAEFTPELPKKSDEQPDILH
- a CDS encoding CesT family type III secretion system chaperone, with the translated sequence MYSNRSAKELVLALINSAGFVDSNQLEENVCLLIYEPDINIVISWSKYTIKLSCAIGKVVNSSKYQELITKVLEDNRQACSKTAYQYSLDSKNQQLILSVILPAELFEPDSFIDYFNNFKQDLEVWMEHLDNEKFYMPNLKQHIWPPVKTGQKLKTRPQNLA
- the zapA gene encoding cell division protein ZapA, with protein sequence MSNKAVNISLLGRTYSISCPAQQEVILMDIAARLEKQLEKLKDKTTNFNREEIVIMAALNLGHELYTEQQKNKEYQLEMSKRISLLQNTLEKALLEKAKVEK
- a CDS encoding DJ-1/PfpI family protein, translated to MSKVLMITGDFVEDYENMVIFQALQAMGHGVDAVCPDKKAGDQIATAIHDFEQHQTYLEKTGHNFTLNATFSDVNPDDYDALYIPGGRAPEYLRLNPEVIKMVRHFFETNKPVGALCHGPQLLAAAKVLEGKQVNAYPACKPEVELAGATYIELPLESSVTDGNLVTGPAWTAHVEFLKQFNALL
- a CDS encoding ribbon-helix-helix domain-containing protein, whose product is MCQLFIDAEPSLWQPRTRSLRIEGVVTSIRLEQFFWQVLTEIAQRDNMSDSSLISKLYLESIDAGHDLGNFTSFLRVCCARYLSLAADKQISRDQSPLSKISNVTQILSLEKQLYLTKEPVNSSKH
- the dld gene encoding D-lactate dehydrogenase, translating into MKVKALLCKLGEILTPKQLLTSDSDTKPYRKGFRDGFGPAVAVALPSTLWQQYQIIETCVEAGAVIIMQAANTGLTGGSTPTDGVERPTVIINTLQINNIHFLESHQQIVALSGATLFDLERRLKLKNREPHSVIGSSCIGASIVGGVCNNSGGALVERGPAYTELALYAEVDESGKLVLKNELDIDLGNNPEEILTRLQYGLFTEKDIIDSGKKASDDEYQHYVRDIQSSVPARFNADSRRLYQASGCAGKLAVFAVRLDSFEQAERTQAFFISTNSADKLQLLRRKILQQGKCLPISAEYIHHDAIHLAEAYGRDTVFMIKRFGSSYLPSFFKLKKQLSGLLSKLGFGKNGTTDYISHLVFKVLGSQTPALFRNLNSNFQHHLIINAKSFGIDEIKQFVAGINTDCSADKQLNLIELNAKQANDASLLRYACASAAIQYEAVHSEEVDGLVALDIALPRNCMDWFEELPESLSNKLVYKNYYGHFLCHVLHQDYLVKKGENLALVKQELLALCESRGAKYPAEHNVGHHYQAEQALTEHYQSLDPTNTFNAGIGGLSKKSNYE
- the azu gene encoding azurin codes for the protein MKKQLFLALALLGGSSSAFAADCELNINVQDAMTFDKPSLEISLAKCDNVTLKLKHNGKMPKTAMGHNWVLTTTADQVPVASAGVTAGAANNYTPVGDKRVIAGTKIIGGGEETSITFSTKGLKAGGDYTYFCSFPGHSFLMKGKFIVK